In Candidatus Tiamatella incendiivivens, the genomic window TCATCCTCTTAACGTTCTCCTTTAGAAAACTCCATGCTCTATTTGCTAGGTTCTCCATAATGCTATTCATGACTTCAATAATTTTCCCAGCCAATTCGTCGAGATTAATTGCCATTTTAGTGCCCGTATCTCTTCTAGATAAGGTTACTGTACTACCGTTAAGTTCGTTTTCACCTATCTCGAGCCTTACCGGTACTCCTCTCGTTTCCCAGTAATAGAACTTTGCACCTGGTCTTAACTGTTCCCTATCATCTATTTTCACCCTCAACCCTTTTTGGGATAGCAAAGCCTTGATTTCCCCGGAATACTTTAGTATTTTTCCAAACTCAGTACTTCTACTAGGAATGGGGACGATTACTATCTGCGTCGGAGCTACATTCACCGGTAGAATAGCTCCTTTATCGTCGCCGTGCATAGCTATTACTGACGCCACTACTCTGTCACTTAACCCATAGCTAGTTTGCCAAGGATAATCAAGCGACTCGTCTTCTAGTTGTATCTTGAAGTCAAAAGTTTTCGGAAAGTTCTGGCCAAGATTATGGGCTGTTCCGATTTGTAGGACTCTCCCGTCAGGGAAAACAGTATCGAAAGCTATTGTATAGAGTGCTCCTGCAAATTTATCCCACTCCGGTCTTTTCGATATAATGTATGGAATACTGAGCTCATCAAATATTCTCTTATATATGCTTATAGCTTCTTGGACTTGCCTATCAGCATCTTCTTTAGATACATGAACAGTATGGGCTTCTTTGAAGGTTGTGACTTCACGTAATCTTATCATTGGCTTGGTAGACTTGGTTTCATACCTGAATATACTAACTACCTGATAATACTTCTTAGGCAACTGTTTATAGCTCTTGATCCACAAGCTTTCCATGTAAGTTATACTTGTCTCACTCGTTGGTCTAAGAGCAAGTTTTACGTCGAGAGGTTCCAAGCCTCCTTGTGTAACCCAGTATACTTCATCTTCAAATCCCCTAATATGCTCCTTTTCTTTACGTAATAGAGTATCGGATATAAGAAGGGGAAGCAATATTTCTTCATGTCCTGTTTCGTCTAGTTCCTTTCTTATTAGCTCAATTATCCTTCTCCGCAATTGAAACCCGTATGGCATCCAAATCCCCATTCCCTTGACAGGATAACGCCCATAATCATAGAATTCCCCATTTTCCAGGATGTTGTCAAACCATTTTGAGAACTCTTTCTGCCATTTACATCTAATAACTTTGTTCATATCTTTCCCCGCCTTGTTATTGCAGTATAGCATGCTTTTTTAAACGTTAATTTCAGATGTGGTTTTCTAGGTGGTGAAAAACATTTTACACCCATGAAACTGAAAACTGTAATAATATCTTCTTAGTATATTCGCCAACGGCTATTATCAAGGGAAATCTCCCTCATAAAGGCTATGCAGGACATAGTGGAAGACTCGACGTTATAGTAAGAAGTATTTCAGCTTCAATGATCAATGAGAATACTTGCTTTATTGGTTTCTTAGGAGGGCAATATAAGGAAACCAGCATACAGGCAATAATCATTTCTAACATGCTCCAACTTGAATCTTTCAGCGAGAAATCCATTTTCATGTCGATTTACAAGTGCTTCAAGAGTAAACACACCTGTAAAGACATTATAATAGATGAAGCTGACTTTCCGTTTTTAATTAATAACCTGAGAAAAACAGGCTATGAGTTTTTCTTGCTAGATGAAAACGGGGAAGATTATTGTAAACATTCTAGGAAAATACTCTCAGGAAGAAATATATTCATAATGGGAGCACATGAGGATATACCCTCAGAGTCTTTTGAAGTCTTTAAGAGATATAGCATTAAAATTTCCATAGGCCCAGTATCACTTCATACAAGTCACGTTATCGCATATCTATCAACCATAATTCGAAGATTAACCGGTCAAATCACTCCCTGTCCAATGTTTTGACTCCAAGAATTACAGCATACAATGCAGCGGCAAGTAAGCCAAGCATATATGTAAGCATAATGATGTTCATCACGTACGACGGG contains:
- the proS gene encoding proline--tRNA ligase — its product is MNKVIRCKWQKEFSKWFDNILENGEFYDYGRYPVKGMGIWMPYGFQLRRRIIELIRKELDETGHEEILLPLLISDTLLRKEKEHIRGFEDEVYWVTQGGLEPLDVKLALRPTSETSITYMESLWIKSYKQLPKKYYQVVSIFRYETKSTKPMIRLREVTTFKEAHTVHVSKEDADRQVQEAISIYKRIFDELSIPYIISKRPEWDKFAGALYTIAFDTVFPDGRVLQIGTAHNLGQNFPKTFDFKIQLEDESLDYPWQTSYGLSDRVVASVIAMHGDDKGAILPVNVAPTQIVIVPIPSRSTEFGKILKYSGEIKALLSQKGLRVKIDDREQLRPGAKFYYWETRGVPVRLEIGENELNGSTVTLSRRDTGTKMAINLDELAGKIIEVMNSIMENLANRAWSFLKENVKRMTSLDEAKDYIASNRGIVEVPWCGDQKCAYELMEYIDAKALGTPYPENDIPVNEKCPVCGRKAKHWLRIAKTY